One Helianthus annuus cultivar XRQ/B chromosome 7, HanXRQr2.0-SUNRISE, whole genome shotgun sequence genomic region harbors:
- the LOC110868458 gene encoding fasciclin-like arabinogalactan protein 15 codes for MSSLKNYDAFFSLIIFSITVLIVTTTTTTALPIQNPSSNSTHSTQINSNSVLVALLDSHYTELSELVEKALLLQTLEQTVSGQNITIFAPNNEALERQMDPEFKRFLLEPRNLKSLQKLLLFHIIPGRVGSEQWPGHGTGTGSVSHHQTLCVDEPDNHLPLTRGNTGERIVNGVAKVTRPDDVIRPDGVIHGIERLLVPRSVQEDFNRRRSLASISAVLPEGAPVVDPRTHRLKKPAAPVPAGAPPVLPVYDAMAPGPSLAPAPAPGPGAGHRHFDGESQVKDFIQTLLHYGGYNELADILVNLTSLATEMGKLVSEGYVLTVLAPNDEAMAKLTTDQLSDPGAPEQIMYYHLVPEYQTEESMYNSVRRFGKVEYDTLRLPHKVVAEEADGSVKFGSGEGSAYLFDPDIYTDGRISVQGIDGVLFPVEEVKEKPVGKVAPATVGKVVATQRRGKLLEVACSIAGSFGHFTSCY; via the exons ATGAGTTCTCTCAAGAACTATGATGCATTTTTCAGCCTCATAATCTTCTCCATTACAGTCCTCATtgttaccaccaccaccaccaccgcattACCGATTCAAAACCCGAGTTCCAACTCGACTCACTCAACTCAGATCAACTCCAACTCAGTACTAGTCGCCCTCCTCGACTCACACTACACCGAGTTATCCGAACTCGTTGAAAAAGCCCTTCTTTTACAGACACTAGAACAAACAGTTTCGGGTCAAAACATCACCATATTCGCCCCGAACAATGAAGCTCTTGAACGCCAAATGGATCCCGAATTCAAACGGTTCTTACTGGAGCCCCGAAATCTCAAATCCCTACAAAAGCTCCTACTTTTTCACATCATCCCGGGTCGGGTCGGTTCAGAACAATGGCCGGGTCACGGTACCGGAACCGGATCCGTTTCTCATCATCAAACTCTTTGTGTGGATGAACCGGATAATCACTTACCGTTGACCCGAGGAAACACCGGCGAGAGAATCGTAAACGGTGTGGCAAAAGTTACCCGACCCGACGACGTTATCCGACCCGACGGTGTTATCCACGGAATCGAGCGGTTGTTAGTGCCCCGATCCGTACAAGAAGACTTCAACCGGAGAAGAAGTTTGGCTTCCATTTCCGCCGTGCTACCGGAAGGTGCTCCGGTGGTGGATCCGAGAACTCACCGGTTGAAAAAACCGGCAGCTCCGGTTCCGGCAGGTGCTCCACCGGTTCTCCCGGTGTACGACGCGATGGCTCCAGGTCCGTCCCTAGCTCCGGCACCGGCTCCAGGACCTGGAGCCGGCCACCGACACTTCGACGGCGAAAGTCAGGTCAAAGACTTCATCCAAACGTTACTACATTACGGCGGATACAATGAACTGGCTGACATTTTGGTTAATCTAACGTCGTTAGCGACGGAGATGGGGAAATTAGTGTCTGAGGGTTATGTGTTAACGGTGTTAGCCCCGAACGATGAAGCGATGGCGAAATTGACTACTGATCAGTTGAGTGATCCGGGTGCACCGGAGCAGATAATGTATTATCATTTGGTACCGGAGTATCAAACCGAAGAGAGTATGTATAATTCGGTTAGGCGGTTTGGAAAGGTTgagtatgatacgttaaggttgCCGCATAAGGTGGTGGCGGAGGAGGCGGATGGGTCGGTTAAGTTCGGGTCAGGCGAGGGGTCTGCGTATTTGTTCGACCCGGATATTTATACGGATGGGCGGATATCGGTGCAGGGGATTGATGGGGTGCTGTTTCCGGTGGAAGAGGTGAAGGAGAAACCGGTGGGTAAGGTTGCGCCGGCGACGGTGGGTAAGGTGGTTGCTACGCAAAGAAGAG GGAAATTATTGGAAGTAGCATGTTCAATTGCTGGATCATTTGGGCATTTTACAAGTTGTTATTga
- the LOC110868459 gene encoding protein WVD2-like 4 → MISGNGVHVEDENGVENNVVGQQKSNEVESTTLEVSESCEDVNESKISNSVEVSTNEEVSTNEGTSKNNEVAKNAPKGGPSGSKTKTKPNSRLTQSLTSPAKPRNNESMRSSMDGHPVKARTTLSNANASNPANRRASTGMKTKESGPNALVSRPKKPNGSEDGPPSADPSSVTPGGQHKNTVVGFSSRLEERAEKRKEFFSKIEEKIHAKEAEKTNLQEKSKENQEAEIKQLRKTLMFKAAPMPKFYKEPPPKVDLKKIPTTRPKSPKLGRNKSNVGAATNGVSVSPRVTRNKTASPDANATNGGKDISGAKKTIRKSQPKAPPSKSEVKSENSSEKPVEEEKECNEQSHESVSPNPVEVEG, encoded by the exons ATGATATCTGGTAATGGGGTTCATGTGGAAGATGAAAATGGTGTGGAAAATAATGTGgtgggtcaacaaaagtcaaATGAAGTTGAGTCAACAACATTGGAAGTGAGTGAATCTTGTGAGGATGTTAACGAGTCGAAAATCTCAAATTCGGTTGAGGTTAGTACTAATGAGGAAGTTAGTACTAATGAGGGTACTTCAAAGAACAATGAAGTGGCGAAAAACGCGCCGAAAGGCGGTCCATCGGGTAGTAAGACGAAGACGAAGCCGAATTCGCGTTTAACGCAAAGTTTAACTTCCCCTGCGAAACCCCGAAACAATGAGTCCATGAGAAGTAGCATGGATGGGCACCCCGTGAAGGCTCGGACCACATTATCTAATGCGAATGCGTCGAATCCTGCTAATAGAAGAGCTTCCACCGGTATGAAGACAAAGGAATCGGGTCCAAATGCGCTCGTATCAAGG CCTAAAAAGCCGAATGGAAGTGAAGATGGTCCTCCTTCTGCAGACCCCTC AAGCGTTACCCCCGGTGGACAGCATAAGAACACTGTGGTGGGCTTTTCTTCTAGGTTGGAAGAGCGCGCAGAAAAGCGAAAAGAG TTTTTCTCAAAGATAGAGGAGAAGATTCATGCAAAAGAAGCGGAAAAAACCAATTTGCAAGAGAAGTCAAAG GAAAACCAAGAAGCGGAGATAAAACAATTGAGAAAGACTTTGATGTTTAAAGCTGCACCGATGCCAAAATTTTACAAAGAACCCCCTCCGAAAGTCGACTTGAAGAAG ATACCAACGACACGCCCAAAATCTCCGAAACTTGGCAGGAACAAGAGCAATGTGGGTGCAGCCACCAATGGGGTGTCGGTTAGCCCACGTGTCACTAGAAACAAGACTGCATCACCTGATGCCAACGCAACAAACGGTGGCAAAGACATTTCTGGCGCTAAAAAGACGATTAGAAAGTCTCAACCCAAAGCTCCGCCCTCTAAAAGTGAAGTCAAATCTGAAAACTCGAGTGAGAAGCCtgttgaagaagagaaagaatgtAATGAACAATCCCATGAAAGTGTGTCGCCAAATCCTGTTGAAGTTGAAGGTTGA